In Blastocatellia bacterium, the genomic stretch TAATCCGAATGTTGCGCCAGCGGCGCTTACCACGTTCTGACTATTTCAAATCGCTATTGCTGACGAAAGCCAGGCGCTTGCCGTCGGGCGACCACGACGGCACATTGATGGTTCCCTGGCCGCCATAGACGTAAGCAATCACCCGCGGCTTGCCGCCGTTGACGGGCATCAATCGCAGATAAACGCGCTTATAAAATGGGTGATCGGTCGGCGCTACGTCTTTGCCGAAAGAGAGGAAGGCGATCCACTTGCCGTCGGGAGAGAGGTGCGGGAACCAGTTGTTGTACTCGTCGTCGGTCACTTGCTCCTGACCGCTGCCGTCAGGCTTCATGCGCCAGAGTTGCATCGAACCGCCGCGCGCTGAATTGAAGTAGATGGTCTTGCCGTCGGGTGAAAACTCCGAGCCGTCATCAAGCCCTCTGGTGCGTGTGAGGTTGACTTCTTCGCCGCCCGCCGCGGGAATCTTGTAGATGTCGAAGTCGCCATTGCGCTCCGCCGTGTAGATCAAATACTTACCGTCCGGCGACCAGCCGTGCAGGTATGAATGGCCCCGCGGCGTAACCCGCTTCGGCTTGCCGCCTGCGATAGGCAGCGTGTAGATGATCGATTTACTGTTATCGCTATCGCTGTGATGGCTGATGCCGATGCGGCGGCCATCAAACGACAGGACGTGATCATTGTTGTTGTGCGTGGCGAAGTCCGTGTTAATCAGAGTCGGCGTCTGCGCGGCCAGATCGAAGCGATAAAGGCGGCCATTGCGGTTGAAGATCAACGCCTTGCCGTCGCGCGTCCAGTTCGGCGCTTGCATCGAGTCGGGCGTGTGATAAATCACTTTTCGCTCGCCCGTCTGAACGTCGAGAATCTCCAGGTCGCTGCCGATGTAATCGCGGTACGGAACAAAGCTGGCGCTCGCCGGAACCGTGACGCGGACGTTCGTGAAGACTGCCGTTTCTTCGACATCCTTGTTATGCGAGCAGACGTAGAGGCCGACGATCACCTCGTCGCCGAGCGCCGGGTTAACTGTCTCTGCGGTCACAAACGGCTCGCCGAAGCGCGCCACGGACATGATGTAGGCGTCGCCTTTGCGCTCCAGCTGAATGACGTCGGCGGCTTGCGCAGCGGACTTGATCTCTTCGGTCGGACCGCCCTTGCTGCGGCGGAACTGCAAAGAGGTCAGGCCGTCGCCGTGGACCGTGGCATTCACATGCGGCGCATTCGATTCCATGCCGGCGCGGATGATCCAGCCTAGCTTGCGATGCGCCTCGACGCCGCGGCCCTCGAAGCGCGCCCGGCAGGTCAGAATGAAATCGCCCTTCATCCGCTTCCACACCATGTGAAACTCGTCGTTATCGAGCCACATATTGGCGCCCCCGCCAGTAATCGTGTATTCCTGCTTCGCCGCGTCATAGACGGCATGGCCGGGCTTTAGCACGTGGCCGATGTCGCCCTGACCCTCGAAGACACCGAGGCCGTTCTGCCGCGCCGGCGAAACGCGGGCCGGCACCAGCGCAAACGAACAGAGCATAACTAACAGGGATAAGAGAGCGGCGATGCGTTTTTGCATAGCCGTTAAAGTAGAAGCTTTGGCGGGAATTGGCAAGGGCAGGGAATCGTGGCGTCACGTCTTCAAACGTGACGCCACGCGGTCTTATTTACTTTTGCGAGGCCGGTCGCCCTTGTCTCCCTGTCCGGGCTTTGACTCGGTCTTGGCGTGTTGCCTGACATCTTGCGAGAGCGAGCGGCTCACATTGTCAACCTCGTCAAACCGGCCTTTCTCATCGCGTCGGACGTAGCGCTTATCAGTGCCAGTGTCGATCAATTCTCGCTTACTGCTTTGCTTTTTCGTCGCCATAATCCCTTCCTCCCTGTTGATTTCTTGCTCGCGCGTTTGCTACAGATTGGTCTGAAAGCGGGACAAAATAGTCAACATTTCAGCCCATTGCCAGCAAGACCAGTGAAAATTGCAAGCACAGTGCCAGATGCAACAGCTTCGGTGTGATGGCTCAGCGGCCAGGGCTATGGCGGTCGTTCAGCACCGCGCGGGCGGCATCCATATTGCCGTCGTTGGGCGCGGGTTTCAGTCCGAGGATGGCACACATAATGTTGTAGACCTGGACATTCTCAAACGCCGGGATGACTTTGTCGCGCTTGATGGCTTCGCCATGCGCGATGAAGAGGGCGCGCATGGACGGCAACTGGTTGTCGTATCCATGCCCGCCGCGCGCGTGTGAGGGCTCGCCCTTCTCCTTCATCGAGGCGAGGCGTTGTTGACTGGTCAACACCCAGCCTTCGTCAGGCAAAACCAGCAGGGGCGGGATGCGCGGGCTGTCGGAATAGTGGAAACGCGCCGGCACCTCGCGCTTGTGATAAACCCTGGCCTGCGGCGGCAAACCGGCCTTCAGCGCGTCGTAGATCACTTCTTCTTTGCCGGCCTTGGGAAAGATGCCGACGATCTCTCCCGTCCAGATAATCTTTTCCGCCAGGCTGGCGTCGAACAGCTTATCCACGACGATCATCTGATTGGGTAGCTGGGTCGCCATGCCGTGATCCGAAACGATCAACAGGTTGACGCGCTCGAAAATTCCACGCGCCTTGAGCCCGGCGATCAGGTGGCCGATGGCGCGGTCAACCTTGAAGACCGCTTGTTTCGTTTCACGAGCTTCGGGGCTGAACTCATGGCCGGCGCTATCGACATCGCTGAAGTATAAAGTCATCAACGTCGGCCGCTCGCGCGCCGGCAGATCGAACCATGACAACACCAGATCAACCCGCGCTTCGTTCGGCATCTTGCCGTCATAAGGCTTCCAGAAGGTCGGGCGATAGCCATTGATTTCTGCTTCGCTGCCGGGAAAAAAGAGCGGCGCGCTGTGCTGCCCTTGCCTTTCGGCGGTGATCCAGATCGGCTCGCCCAGCCACCAGCGGCTGTTGCGCACCTCCTGGCGGTTGTCCATCGTGAAGGTGACGCGCGTCGCCGGATCGTAGATGTTGTTTTCGACGATGCCGTTATTCTGCGGGTAGAGCCCTGTGGCGATGGCATAGTGGTTGGGGAAGGTCTTGCTCGGGAACGACGGCGTCATCCAGCGGGCGCGCACGCCTTCCTTCGCCAGCCGCCGCAAATTGGGCGGCGCGAATTTCTCCAGGTAATCACTGCGAAAACCATCAATCGAGATCAGGATGACGGTCGGCTTTAGATCGGTGATGGGCTTCGCTTGCGCGAAGGCCGCGGGGTTGGCCGCAAGCAAGAACAGACAGAGCGCCAGCAGCCGCTGAATGGCGGGTTTGAGTTTTTTCGTCATAGGATTCAACAAGCCGAACCGAAGGGCTCAACTATAAACGCTCGCGCCGCGCCCCGACAAGTGCGAGCGCGGGCTGCTTAAATCCTTCCTTCGCCGTGTGCTATGATTCGACTAGAGGATGGGCGCAGTTGACGGGTGCCGCCATTCGGGCATCCAAGCCACAGGGCATCGCCTATGAGTGACAAAGTAAGATTCCTGATGAGCTTTCGGGCGCGGCTGATCCTGCTGCTGGCGTCTTTCTTGTTACTGACTATCGCGCTGGTCATCCTGCTCGACAACTGGGCGGCGAAGCGCGCCAATGTCGAAATCGAGCGCCAGAATCAACAAGTCACCGCCGCCGTCAACGACCTGATCGGCGATTTTTACCAAGCCGTCAACCTCGCGCAGCAGAACCTCGATAAAGAAGAATACCTCTACCAGACGATCAAGCCGGGCGAGATGCCGCAGGCCATCGAGCACATCATGGTCACCGACAGCGAAGGCAAGGTCAAAGACAGCACGCTGCGCGAGAAGATCAACGAGTATATCGCGGTGCCAAACGAAGCCATCGCCAAGGAGTCGCCGGGCGACCCGGTCGAGGGCGAGGTTGATATTCACGGCGGCCTGACCAAGACCTACGACCTGCCGCTAGTGACCACCAAGGGGCTGCACTGGATCGTCATCGTCCTGTCGCAACGGGCGACGATTAACCAGATCAAAGCCGCTTCGCAGAAGCTTTCCGACAAGAATAAAGAGCTGTCGAATTATCGGCTGATGACGACCGCCGGCCTGTTGCTGTTGGCCATCGGCATCGCCGTGTTGATCGGCTGGCGCTTCACGCGCCCGATTCAGGAGCTGGCCGCCGCGGCGCGCGTGGTGGCCGCCGGCAACCTCGACTTTCGCGTGCCGGTGCAGCGCAATGACGAAGTCGGACAACTGGCCGCGACTTTTAACGAGATGATCAGCGGGTTGAAATCGAAGCGCGAGCTTGAAGAGCGCCTGAACCAATCCGAGCGCTCGGCGGTCATCGGGCGCTTGACCCAGTCGGTGGCGCACGAGATTCGCAACCCGCTCAACGTCATCAACCTGTCCATCGATCACGTCAACAAACGCTACGCGCCGGAAGATGAGGCGCGGCGCGAGCGTTTCACGCACCTGCTCTCTTCGATCAAAGACGAGATCGAGCGCTTGAAGCGTCTGGTCAATGACCTGTTGAATTTCGGGCGGCCGGCGCGCTTCGCGATTGAGACGGTTGACCTGCGACAACTGATCGAAGAAACGCTGGCCTTGCTGCGCCAGCAAGCCGACATCCAGGGCGTGTCGGTGACGATTGACGAGCAGAGCGGCCCGGCCAGCGTGCGCGGCGACCGCGAGCGCTTGAAGTCTTTTATCTCGAAC encodes the following:
- a CDS encoding ectonucleotide pyrophosphatase/phosphodiesterase, whose amino-acid sequence is MTKKLKPAIQRLLALCLFLLAANPAAFAQAKPITDLKPTVILISIDGFRSDYLEKFAPPNLRRLAKEGVRARWMTPSFPSKTFPNHYAIATGLYPQNNGIVENNIYDPATRVTFTMDNRQEVRNSRWWLGEPIWITAERQGQHSAPLFFPGSEAEINGYRPTFWKPYDGKMPNEARVDLVLSWFDLPARERPTLMTLYFSDVDSAGHEFSPEARETKQAVFKVDRAIGHLIAGLKARGIFERVNLLIVSDHGMATQLPNQMIVVDKLFDASLAEKIIWTGEIVGIFPKAGKEEVIYDALKAGLPPQARVYHKREVPARFHYSDSPRIPPLLVLPDEGWVLTSQQRLASMKEKGEPSHARGGHGYDNQLPSMRALFIAHGEAIKRDKVIPAFENVQVYNIMCAILGLKPAPNDGNMDAARAVLNDRHSPGR
- a CDS encoding ATP-binding protein; translated protein: MSDKVRFLMSFRARLILLLASFLLLTIALVILLDNWAAKRANVEIERQNQQVTAAVNDLIGDFYQAVNLAQQNLDKEEYLYQTIKPGEMPQAIEHIMVTDSEGKVKDSTLREKINEYIAVPNEAIAKESPGDPVEGEVDIHGGLTKTYDLPLVTTKGLHWIVIVLSQRATINQIKAASQKLSDKNKELSNYRLMTTAGLLLLAIGIAVLIGWRFTRPIQELAAAARVVAAGNLDFRVPVQRNDEVGQLAATFNEMISGLKSKRELEERLNQSERSAVIGRLTQSVAHEIRNPLNVINLSIDHVNKRYAPEDEARRERFTHLLSSIKDEIERLKRLVNDLLNFGRPARFAIETVDLRQLIEETLALLRQQADIQGVSVTIDEQSGPASVRGDRERLKSFISNLAINALQAMPTGGHLTARVARQNGEVEVRISDTGVGISEESLGKIFEPYFSTKQSGFGLGLAVTRTIIEEHQGKIAVVSQVDRGTTFTVTLPAAEESNKGE
- a CDS encoding biopolymer transporter TolR — translated: MLCSFALVPARVSPARQNGLGVFEGQGDIGHVLKPGHAVYDAAKQEYTITGGGANMWLDNDEFHMVWKRMKGDFILTCRARFEGRGVEAHRKLGWIIRAGMESNAPHVNATVHGDGLTSLQFRRSKGGPTEEIKSAAQAADVIQLERKGDAYIMSVARFGEPFVTAETVNPALGDEVIVGLYVCSHNKDVEETAVFTNVRVTVPASASFVPYRDYIGSDLEILDVQTGERKVIYHTPDSMQAPNWTRDGKALIFNRNGRLYRFDLAAQTPTLINTDFATHNNNDHVLSFDGRRIGISHHSDSDNSKSIIYTLPIAGGKPKRVTPRGHSYLHGWSPDGKYLIYTAERNGDFDIYKIPAAGGEEVNLTRTRGLDDGSEFSPDGKTIYFNSARGGSMQLWRMKPDGSGQEQVTDDEYNNWFPHLSPDGKWIAFLSFGKDVAPTDHPFYKRVYLRLMPVNGGKPRVIAYVYGGQGTINVPSWSPDGKRLAFVSNSDLK